In the genome of Myroides phaeus, one region contains:
- a CDS encoding GNAT family N-acetyltransferase: MNIRPAKTDDMYDVLQLIKELATFEREPEAVEITVEDLIRDGFSQNPLFNVIVAEHDQKIIGMALYYNRYSTWKGKTIHLEDLIVTETMRGTGAGYALYAEIMNIAKREGVKRVEWVVLNWNEAAINFYKKSGATVLEDWYTVQMDYNGIEKFSSSKL, encoded by the coding sequence ATGAATATTAGACCGGCAAAAACTGACGATATGTACGATGTGCTTCAATTAATTAAGGAGTTAGCGACTTTTGAAAGGGAGCCCGAAGCTGTAGAAATTACGGTTGAGGATTTAATCAGAGATGGGTTTTCCCAAAACCCTCTTTTTAATGTAATAGTTGCAGAACACGACCAAAAAATAATTGGAATGGCCTTGTATTACAACCGCTATTCTACGTGGAAAGGGAAAACAATTCACTTAGAAGATCTAATTGTTACTGAAACAATGAGAGGTACAGGAGCAGGATATGCTTTGTATGCTGAAATTATGAATATAGCAAAAAGAGAAGGTGTAAAAAGAGTAGAATGGGTAGTGCTAAACTGGAATGAGGCTGCTATTAATTTCTACAAAAAATCAGGGGCAACTGTATTAGAAGATTGGTACACTGTTCAAATGGATTATAACGGAATAGAAAAATTTAGTAGTTCTAAATTATGA
- a CDS encoding aspartate kinase — protein sequence MRIFKFGGASVRDAENVRNVCKVLRTVGYENSLIVASAMGKTTNALEVVVHNYFQNRFDLAESLDVVKNYHYPIVNDLFPNKEHVIYTKLEELFENITYFLLNNKSPNYNFVYDQIVSFGEVISTTILHYYLQEEQIVNHWIDARNLVKTDTVYRDANVHWDITIENIKRSINTSNLYITQGFIGSDYNGFSTTLGREGSDYSAAIFAYALDATSVTIWKDVPGVLNADPRYFTETTLLEHISYQEAIELAFYGASVIHPKTLQPLRQKEIPLYVKSFLNPLLEGTNVSKGAALTPNVPCFIVKKNQLLISLSSKDFSFIMEQNISDIFKLFCEYNIKVNVIQNSAISFSVCVEDKFNHFEDLRLVLSDKFKVSYNENVSLYTIRHFDDLSAQKVLGDKTLLLKQVNRETMQIVTKE from the coding sequence ATGAGAATATTTAAATTTGGTGGTGCCTCTGTTAGAGACGCAGAAAATGTAAGAAACGTTTGCAAAGTATTGCGAACTGTTGGTTATGAAAATAGCCTTATCGTAGCATCTGCTATGGGCAAAACGACAAATGCCTTAGAGGTTGTCGTACATAATTACTTCCAAAACAGATTTGATTTAGCTGAATCTCTGGATGTCGTAAAAAATTACCACTACCCGATTGTTAATGATTTATTTCCTAACAAAGAGCACGTGATTTATACTAAATTGGAAGAGCTTTTTGAAAATATCACTTACTTTTTACTAAATAACAAATCGCCAAATTACAATTTTGTTTATGACCAAATTGTAAGCTTTGGGGAAGTGATTTCTACAACTATCCTTCATTACTACTTACAAGAAGAACAAATAGTAAACCATTGGATTGATGCCAGAAACTTAGTAAAAACAGATACTGTTTATCGCGATGCTAATGTACATTGGGATATTACTATCGAAAATATTAAAAGAAGTATTAATACCAGTAACTTATATATTACACAAGGTTTTATTGGGTCTGATTATAACGGATTCTCTACTACTTTAGGACGTGAAGGCTCAGATTATTCTGCGGCTATATTTGCGTATGCTTTAGATGCTACAAGTGTTACGATATGGAAAGATGTACCTGGTGTTTTAAATGCTGATCCGAGATATTTTACTGAAACAACTTTATTAGAACACATCTCTTATCAAGAGGCTATTGAACTTGCGTTTTATGGTGCATCCGTTATCCATCCAAAAACACTGCAACCTCTTAGACAAAAAGAGATTCCGCTTTACGTGAAGTCTTTCCTTAATCCGTTATTAGAAGGAACTAATGTTTCTAAAGGTGCGGCACTAACTCCTAATGTTCCTTGCTTTATTGTAAAGAAAAATCAACTTTTGATTTCATTATCTTCTAAAGATTTCTCTTTTATAATGGAACAAAACATTAGTGATATCTTCAAATTGTTTTGTGAGTACAATATCAAAGTAAATGTAATTCAAAACTCTGCGATAAGCTTTTCTGTTTGTGTAGAGGATAAATTCAACCACTTTGAGGACTTGAGATTGGTATTAAGCGACAAGTTCAAAGTGAGCTATAATGAAAATGTTTCTTTGTACACCATTAGACATTTTGACGACTTATCTGCTCAGAAAGTATTAGGCGATAAAACATTGCTATTAAAACAAGTAAATAGAGAAACAATGCAAATTGTAACGAAAGAATAA
- a CDS encoding DUF3592 domain-containing protein produces the protein MYILSILSLSAYQYAVILGFLYCLWLTFRIGKRLKQSKGTSLGCIGFGYVFLVVGCITTFALTGLLVLGDTIYDKTRTFTKGDKYEAVYYDYTSYESYDSESGRTSTMYTPIIRFTTEEGQLMEKTLNYSSSSRPTIGSKVTVYFDAARSDIAILSLGIIAMSLGVTLFLSIIIFIFVGVTIYAMGHSMKRYKQIASYVGLNILVPVLMVLFDGLLIYVLFDGEEKPIWVNLVVGFFVLMLTLGIWGYIKGVVGKEIKWVKTGAGTWSGEVVEKSETKTDNDLLQRKETTYKQRTSREKK, from the coding sequence ATGTACATACTTTCTATTTTGTCATTATCAGCATATCAATATGCGGTAATATTGGGTTTTTTATATTGTTTGTGGCTGACTTTCCGAATAGGTAAGCGATTAAAACAAAGTAAGGGGACATCTCTTGGTTGTATTGGTTTTGGTTATGTTTTTTTAGTCGTTGGATGTATTACAACATTTGCTTTAACCGGGTTATTAGTATTGGGAGATACTATTTATGATAAAACAAGAACATTTACAAAAGGAGATAAATACGAAGCTGTTTATTACGATTACACCTCTTATGAAAGTTATGATTCTGAAAGCGGGAGAACATCTACAATGTACACACCAATCATTCGGTTCACAACAGAAGAAGGTCAGTTAATGGAGAAAACTTTAAATTATTCCAGTAGTTCAAGACCTACTATAGGAAGCAAGGTAACAGTGTATTTTGATGCAGCTCGTTCTGATATTGCTATCCTTTCTCTTGGAATAATTGCAATGTCTTTAGGTGTAACCTTATTCCTTTCCATAATCATCTTTATATTCGTTGGAGTAACGATTTATGCCATGGGACATTCTATGAAGCGCTATAAACAAATAGCGTCTTATGTAGGTTTAAATATACTTGTTCCTGTGTTAATGGTGTTATTTGACGGGTTATTGATTTACGTTTTATTTGATGGAGAAGAAAAACCTATATGGGTGAATTTAGTTGTCGGTTTCTTCGTTTTAATGTTGACATTAGGTATTTGGGGTTATATAAAAGGAGTTGTTGGCAAAGAAATAAAATGGGTAAAAACAGGAGCAGGTACTTGGAGTGGAGAAGTGGTTGAAAAGAGTGAAACCAAAACAGATAATGACTTATTACAACGAAAAGAAACTACATATAAACAACGCACATCACGAGAAAAGAAATAA
- a CDS encoding toxin-antitoxin system YwqK family antitoxin, whose product MKKIYAIILLLFVSIDCKPQKIAMDKLQERNGVFYLLNTDEKFNGISTEYYANGQLKYEINYKEGKHHGVGKWYYENGQLKAEVNSKEGQLYKIGKEYHENGKLKIKINFQEGKPQGSSIEYYDNGKLKAERNYKDGARQGISKEYYRNGKLKTEVNYKDGARHGVSKEYYDNKQLESEENYKDGERHGVSKKYYTNGQLESEENYIDGKEIGNCKWYYDNGQLKSEVDYKDGQLHGVFNMYYKNGQLESEENYINGKRNEIFKRYYDNGQLKAEEHYKDGNRHGSSKEYYDNGQLQFDKNYRNGELDGLYKEYYKNGKLRFEENYKKDEYHIIPKREY is encoded by the coding sequence ATGAAAAAGATTTACGCTATTATTTTGTTATTATTTGTTTCTATTGATTGCAAACCCCAAAAGATTGCGATGGATAAACTGCAGGAGAGAAATGGTGTGTTTTATCTACTAAATACAGATGAGAAATTTAATGGAATTTCGACAGAGTACTATGCTAATGGGCAATTAAAATACGAAATAAACTACAAGGAGGGTAAACATCACGGAGTTGGGAAATGGTATTACGAGAATGGACAATTAAAAGCTGAAGTCAACTCCAAAGAAGGACAACTTTATAAAATTGGAAAGGAATATCACGAGAATGGGAAGTTAAAGATTAAAATAAATTTCCAAGAAGGGAAACCTCAGGGAAGCTCTATAGAATATTATGATAATGGAAAATTAAAAGCTGAAAGAAATTATAAAGATGGCGCACGTCAGGGCATTTCTAAAGAGTATTATAGAAATGGTAAATTAAAAACTGAAGTCAATTACAAAGATGGCGCGCGCCACGGGGTTTCTAAAGAGTATTATGATAATAAACAATTAGAATCCGAAGAGAATTACAAAGATGGAGAACGCCACGGAGTTTCTAAAAAGTATTATACGAATGGCCAATTAGAATCGGAAGAGAATTATATAGACGGAAAAGAAATTGGTAATTGTAAGTGGTATTATGATAATGGACAATTAAAATCTGAAGTGGATTACAAAGATGGGCAACTGCATGGAGTTTTTAATATGTACTATAAGAACGGGCAATTAGAATCCGAAGAGAATTACATAAACGGAAAACGAAATGAGATATTTAAGAGGTATTATGACAATGGACAATTAAAAGCTGAAGAGCACTACAAAGATGGAAATCGCCATGGAAGTTCTAAAGAATACTATGATAACGGACAATTACAATTTGATAAAAATTACAGAAATGGGGAACTTGATGGTCTCTATAAGGAGTATTATAAGAATGGAAAATTAAGGTTTGAAGAGAACTATAAAAAAGATGAGTATCATATAATTCCTAAAAGGGAATATTAG
- a CDS encoding 2'-5' RNA ligase family protein yields MHSIHKYSLCFQPNDQIIETVKLMKLKLAEEIGWYNSKNSLAHLTIVEFHASETEIKRVKQQVERCCNRFVPTDVILNDFDTYPNGAFFLTVDTNAKIILQDYVKQLLEILQVKVITKSYDAHLSIARKLDAQKIEKAYQLFGKQHLEFLCNHIALRKFNLERRQYDIIDTFMFLSQPDDRPIQMELF; encoded by the coding sequence ATGCATTCTATTCACAAATATTCTCTGTGCTTTCAGCCTAATGATCAAATCATTGAGACTGTGAAACTAATGAAGCTAAAGCTCGCTGAAGAAATCGGCTGGTATAATAGCAAGAATTCATTGGCACACTTGACTATTGTTGAATTTCACGCTTCAGAAACTGAAATAAAAAGAGTAAAACAACAAGTTGAACGATGTTGTAATAGATTCGTTCCCACTGATGTGATTTTAAACGATTTTGACACCTACCCGAACGGAGCTTTTTTCTTAACTGTTGATACAAACGCAAAGATAATTTTACAAGACTATGTAAAGCAGCTACTTGAAATATTACAAGTCAAAGTGATAACTAAAAGTTATGATGCTCACTTATCTATAGCGCGTAAATTAGATGCTCAGAAAATAGAAAAAGCATATCAATTATTTGGAAAACAACACTTAGAATTTTTATGTAACCATATTGCTCTTCGAAAATTCAATCTGGAAAGAAGACAATATGATATAATTGATACGTTTATGTTTCTTTCTCAACCTGATGACCGTCCCATACAAATGGAGTTATTTTAG
- a CDS encoding DUF5074 domain-containing protein, with amino-acid sequence MIFTKNVLFRSMSLSLLALTFACNSDDNSTRDDEGFRIIPPTAATPLIKPTAFYIANEDWFGHDEGTVNQLDYNLQPQYRIYRAANSGKKFGITLAYATAYGDYYYFVSKQGNRFVITDKNFKEVKTIEDINGDGRAFVGVSDSKGYISTTNGITIFDIKSLKTVDTIADVAGQTGNMVYADGKVYAVVQGKGLVIIDTKTDKVKITLAGNYTQLTIDRHGVIWAGKEKELIRINPKDYNDIKSYDIAPSNIPGTWGAWNAGSFTASMQEDALYWVSDAGSWGGGNKVGKFDTTTGTLNTDFHLLGNDADGNKLAFYGAGLRVDPINGDIVLLIKKDGWATNGGYNWTRILSNSGAKKGEVFMQGGEANDKNGHYWFPSMPFFQDNNAPEILPNQIVLKPNKEFSVSIGEIIVDQDSPLGLIEKTITKFDSTFGTAVIENDKLIFNTNDKTGKSSITIRANSNGKVVEKEIELWVRN; translated from the coding sequence ATGATATTTACTAAGAATGTGCTTTTCCGCTCAATGTCTTTGAGCTTACTTGCTTTAACTTTTGCTTGTAATAGCGATGATAACTCAACTCGTGATGATGAAGGTTTTAGAATCATTCCACCAACGGCAGCTACTCCTTTAATTAAACCAACTGCTTTTTATATTGCTAATGAAGATTGGTTTGGACACGATGAAGGTACTGTGAACCAATTAGACTATAATTTACAACCACAATATCGAATTTATAGAGCCGCTAATTCTGGAAAGAAATTTGGTATAACCTTAGCTTATGCAACAGCTTATGGCGACTATTATTATTTTGTATCTAAGCAAGGAAACCGTTTTGTTATAACTGATAAGAATTTCAAAGAAGTAAAAACAATTGAAGATATCAATGGTGATGGACGTGCTTTTGTTGGTGTTTCAGATTCAAAAGGATACATCTCTACTACAAATGGGATAACTATCTTTGATATTAAAAGCCTAAAAACGGTAGATACAATAGCAGATGTTGCTGGTCAGACTGGAAATATGGTATATGCAGATGGTAAAGTTTATGCAGTAGTTCAAGGAAAAGGTCTTGTTATTATTGATACAAAAACAGATAAAGTTAAAATAACATTAGCTGGTAATTATACCCAGCTAACGATTGATAGACATGGTGTAATTTGGGCAGGAAAAGAAAAAGAACTTATCCGCATCAACCCAAAAGACTACAATGATATTAAATCTTACGACATTGCTCCATCGAATATACCAGGTACTTGGGGTGCGTGGAATGCTGGTTCATTTACGGCAAGTATGCAAGAAGATGCCTTATATTGGGTTTCAGATGCTGGATCATGGGGTGGTGGTAACAAAGTTGGTAAATTTGACACTACAACCGGAACATTAAATACAGATTTTCACCTATTAGGAAATGATGCTGATGGTAATAAACTTGCTTTCTATGGAGCTGGTTTACGTGTAGATCCTATTAATGGAGACATTGTCCTTTTAATCAAAAAAGATGGTTGGGCTACTAACGGAGGATACAATTGGACAAGAATTTTATCAAATTCAGGTGCTAAAAAAGGAGAAGTGTTTATGCAAGGTGGAGAAGCAAATGATAAGAATGGTCATTATTGGTTCCCTTCTATGCCTTTCTTCCAAGATAATAATGCTCCTGAAATATTACCAAATCAAATTGTACTTAAGCCAAATAAAGAATTCTCTGTCTCTATTGGTGAAATAATTGTTGATCAAGACTCTCCATTAGGATTGATTGAAAAAACAATTACTAAATTTGATTCCACTTTTGGAACAGCAGTTATTGAAAATGATAAATTGATTTTCAATACGAATGACAAAACAGGAAAATCTTCAATAACTATTCGTGCAAATTCAAACGGTAAAGTTGTTGAAAAAGAAATAGAACTTTGGGTTAGAAACTAA
- a CDS encoding cytochrome d ubiquinol oxidase subunit II has translation MAKKITFLIFTQLLLSFASAMLFSKMSFVGRVSISLFYKEYTIFKTVWKTALVIFAIQLMLILILVLFKKFSSKWIYIPIILLAIGIGIYGAYYTFQDFTTTSHKHMKIYFHAGGYLFWANWLISCVFIMLIKKQQTTNDTGSIGSEFTIPKASIEIIKDSNTSTDS, from the coding sequence ATGGCAAAAAAAATTACGTTTCTAATCTTTACGCAATTGCTTTTGTCTTTTGCATCTGCAATGCTCTTTTCTAAAATGTCTTTTGTAGGGCGAGTAAGTATTAGCCTGTTTTACAAAGAATACACAATTTTCAAAACCGTTTGGAAGACAGCATTAGTAATTTTTGCTATTCAACTGATGCTGATTTTGATATTGGTTCTTTTTAAAAAATTTTCGTCTAAATGGATATATATCCCTATTATACTTCTTGCAATTGGTATTGGTATATATGGTGCGTATTATACATTTCAAGACTTTACAACAACGTCACATAAGCATATGAAAATATACTTTCACGCTGGTGGTTATTTATTTTGGGCTAATTGGCTTATTTCTTGCGTGTTTATTATGCTTATTAAAAAACAACAAACAACTAATGACACAGGATCTATAGGTAGTGAATTTACTATTCCTAAAGCTTCTATTGAAATTATTAAAGATAGTAATACTTCTACGGATTCATAA